The candidate division WOR-3 bacterium genome contains a region encoding:
- a CDS encoding PorV/PorQ family protein — protein MLVIIISLLMNGSLQSGEAGFNFLKLTPSAKEAAMANTSISVENDKSLSGFDFIYNPAQRLTNTSLGVSYLSLPAGIHYGVISYKRNRLLPFTHSSGVSLIFLNSGPIKHTNEQGNPLGTFSVSYANLLMGGTVINNNELKVGVNFKLLYGAIEKFYGLGLASDIGVRFLPPVKNLSIGLVIRNLGYQIKPFDTNSDKLPLELGIGSSYKIEDNLSFAWDIRKAIDSPIFFSVGIEGWINKYLALRGGYNSLRRALATGGGSDILAGFAVGLGVKVSKYQVDYSFTPMLNLGRQHHLSLTLSR, from the coding sequence ATGTTAGTTATAATTATATCTCTTTTAATGAATGGTTCATTACAATCTGGAGAGGCCGGTTTTAACTTCTTAAAATTGACTCCATCCGCCAAAGAAGCCGCTATGGCAAATACATCGATTAGTGTCGAAAATGATAAATCGTTATCCGGTTTTGATTTTATATATAATCCGGCACAAAGATTGACCAATACCTCTTTGGGTGTCAGTTATCTCAGTCTGCCAGCTGGCATACATTATGGTGTAATTAGTTATAAAAGAAATCGTTTGTTGCCTTTTACTCATTCAAGTGGTGTGAGTTTGATTTTTCTTAATTCAGGACCAATAAAACATACTAATGAACAAGGAAACCCACTGGGAACTTTTTCTGTTTCCTATGCCAATCTGCTTATGGGAGGAACGGTCATTAATAATAATGAACTTAAAGTCGGCGTGAATTTCAAGTTGCTTTATGGCGCAATTGAAAAGTTTTATGGTCTCGGCCTTGCCTCAGATATTGGAGTTCGGTTTCTTCCACCAGTTAAAAACTTAAGCATCGGTTTAGTAATTAGAAATTTAGGTTACCAAATAAAACCATTTGACACTAATTCCGATAAACTGCCTTTAGAATTAGGTATTGGTAGCAGTTATAAAATTGAAGATAATCTTTCTTTTGCTTGGGATATCCGAAAAGCGATTGACAGTCCTATTTTTTTTAGTGTAGGAATTGAAGGTTGGATTAATAAATATTTAGCATTGCGTGGTGGTTATAATTCATTGCGACGAGCATTAGCAACTGGCGGAGGTTCTGATATTTTAGCCGGATTTGCTGTCGGATTGGGAGTAAAAGTGTCAAAATATCAAGTGGATTATAGTTTCACGCCCATGCTCAATTTAGGACGCCAACATCACCTCAGTCTAACGCTTTCCCGATAG
- a CDS encoding HD domain-containing protein, producing MIIKKQFIKDLMVGHKVNDIFFIRNRRQLKKHDGSKFLILELSDRSGVILGKIWDGVDAFYAETNPGNFAQIQGDVTEYNGETQITIVNINRVAEQDVAVKDFIASSRFDIETMYAELKDYINAINDADYRRLLNNIFAQPEICQKFKMAPASTGVHHAYLGGLLEHTLFMLRLSKSIPLVYPEIDYSLLIAGIILHDIGKIKEYTFEKAISHTDEGYLIGHIVVGYEIVKSEINKIAEFPEDKKQLLLHIILSHHGQREFGSPTTPKFAEAYLVHTLDNLDARMMMYREVTENAQGAKWSDYHQFLETKVFIRHRD from the coding sequence ATGATAATAAAAAAGCAATTTATTAAAGATTTAATGGTTGGACATAAAGTTAATGATATTTTTTTCATTCGAAATCGTCGCCAACTAAAGAAACATGACGGTAGCAAATTTTTAATCTTAGAACTTTCGGACCGGAGTGGTGTAATCTTAGGTAAAATTTGGGATGGAGTCGATGCATTCTACGCTGAAACTAATCCAGGAAATTTTGCCCAAATTCAGGGCGATGTCACTGAATATAATGGCGAAACCCAAATTACCATTGTTAATATCAACCGAGTCGCCGAACAAGATGTCGCAGTAAAAGATTTTATTGCCAGTAGCCGTTTCGATATTGAAACAATGTATGCTGAACTTAAAGATTATATTAACGCAATAAATGATGCAGATTATCGCCGATTACTTAATAATATTTTTGCTCAACCAGAGATATGCCAAAAGTTTAAAATGGCACCAGCCTCAACCGGTGTTCATCATGCTTACCTTGGAGGACTATTAGAACATACTTTATTTATGCTTCGACTCTCAAAATCGATTCCTTTGGTCTATCCAGAAATTGACTATTCATTATTAATTGCCGGCATTATTTTACACGACATTGGTAAAATTAAAGAATATACTTTTGAAAAAGCCATCAGTCATACTGATGAAGGTTATTTGATTGGTCATATTGTTGTTGGCTATGAAATTGTAAAGAGTGAAATCAATAAAATCGCTGAATTTCCCGAGGACAAAAAACAGTTATTACTCCATATCATTTTAAGTCATCATGGCCAAAGAGAATTTGGTTCACCGACAACGCCGAAATTTGCCGAGGCCTACTTAGTCCATACTTTAGATAATTTAGATGCTCGGATGATGATGTATCGGGAAGTTACTGAAAATGCTCAAGGAGCAAAATGGAGCGACTACCATCAATTTTTGGAAACCAAGGTCTTTATTAGACACCGGGATTAG
- a CDS encoding V-type ATP synthase subunit D: MLISAGATRMELLKLRRRLVIARRGHKLLKDKQELVMRKILEMITTIKGQRRKIAEQLHQINHQLMYAKALYGETNFESAILSSNRSINVRIGTGNIANILVPMIEQVDFNGSIRNYDWTKTSGELDNALLTMSDLTLSLLTLAINEKTLELLAEELEKTRRRVNALEFVLIPSITETIKYITMKLGETERASLVRLMRIKEILRG; this comes from the coding sequence ATGTTAATATCAGCAGGCGCGACCCGAATGGAATTGTTAAAATTGCGTCGTCGACTGGTAATTGCGCGTCGTGGTCATAAACTATTAAAAGACAAACAGGAACTGGTGATGCGCAAAATTTTAGAAATGATTACAACCATTAAAGGTCAACGAAGAAAGATTGCAGAACAGTTACATCAAATAAACCACCAATTGATGTATGCGAAAGCATTGTATGGCGAAACCAACTTTGAATCTGCAATATTAAGTTCTAATCGTTCGATAAATGTTCGAATCGGAACTGGTAATATTGCCAATATTTTAGTGCCAATGATTGAACAAGTTGATTTCAATGGCTCAATCAGAAATTATGACTGGACAAAAACATCCGGCGAATTAGATAACGCTTTATTGACGATGTCGGATTTGACTTTGTCTTTATTAACCTTAGCAATTAATGAAAAGACTTTAGAACTTTTGGCTGAAGAGTTAGAGAAAACCCGTCGCCGAGTAAATGCTTTAGAATTTGTCTTAATTCCATCCATTACAGAAACGATAAAGTATATCACGATGAAATTAGGCGAAACCGAACGGGCAAGTTTAGTTCGGTTAATGCGCATTAAGGAGATTTTACGCGGCTAA
- a CDS encoding VanZ family protein — MLSKRRIFLSLTIIMIIISLIPIPRKFQNQSKGWDKMIHFLLYGIWGFIGQSVLSIGALLLGSFLSLLTELVQKFIPSRVPEIADFTINILGLVMGTSFWELIARQVND; from the coding sequence ATGTTATCTAAAAGACGCATATTTCTTAGCCTGACGATTATTATGATAATTATTTCGCTGATACCTATCCCAAGAAAATTTCAAAACCAATCCAAGGGTTGGGATAAGATGATTCATTTCTTACTCTATGGCATCTGGGGATTTATTGGCCAAAGTGTTTTGTCAATTGGTGCTTTATTGTTAGGAAGTTTTTTGTCGCTTTTAACTGAATTAGTTCAAAAATTTATTCCGAGCCGAGTTCCGGAAATTGCTGATTTTACCATTAATATCTTAGGCTTAGTTATGGGCACAAGTTTCTGGGAACTAATCGCAAGGCAGGTTAATGATTAA
- the hisS gene encoding histidine--tRNA ligase, whose amino-acid sequence MIISNPKGTQDFLPPISEQKYYLETQFRKIVALYGFSEIVTPCFEHTELFLRSTGLTTDIVTKQIYSFTDKGGRDLTLRPEGTPGVIRAFLQNNLKPPVRLFYIGPMFRYEKPQKGRYREFYQLGIEVIGEAHPQTDIEVIEMGLNFFSAVNIKDIVVKVNSVGCGLCRNKFRTDLVFFLNTVQDKICQDCKSRLERNPLRVFDCKETTCQELYQSAPKIADYLCYDCQNHFQIVLQELTERKLPFELDKMMVRGLDYYTRTTFEYVPSLTTTLGAQDSLGGGGRYDNLIEDFGGPKIPAIGFALGLERILIYLGNPATPRKNLVYLIPLDNEAEKLAKQLVIELRENQIPAILNLPDKNLRSGLGIADNLSCEYVIIIGSEEIKKQVYTVKKLSVKSQQEVPQDKIIDFLKKAFANQLIKTS is encoded by the coding sequence ATGATAATATCTAATCCTAAAGGCACACAAGACTTTTTACCACCAATTTCTGAACAGAAGTATTATCTGGAAACTCAATTTCGCAAAATTGTGGCACTTTATGGATTTTCTGAGATTGTCACACCTTGTTTTGAACATACCGAACTATTTTTGCGTTCAACTGGTTTGACTACGGACATTGTCACTAAACAGATCTATTCTTTTACTGATAAAGGTGGTAGAGACTTAACATTACGACCTGAAGGCACACCGGGCGTCATTCGAGCATTTCTCCAAAATAATCTTAAGCCACCAGTAAGGTTATTTTATATTGGTCCGATGTTTCGTTACGAAAAACCTCAAAAAGGCCGGTACCGAGAATTCTATCAATTAGGCATTGAAGTTATCGGCGAAGCCCATCCTCAAACCGATATTGAAGTAATTGAAATGGGGTTAAATTTCTTTTCTGCAGTTAATATCAAAGATATTGTTGTCAAGGTAAATAGTGTTGGCTGTGGATTATGTCGAAATAAGTTTCGCACTGACTTGGTATTCTTTCTCAATACCGTGCAAGATAAGATTTGTCAGGACTGTAAATCTCGATTAGAACGCAATCCGTTACGGGTGTTTGATTGCAAGGAAACTACTTGCCAAGAATTATACCAGTCAGCACCGAAAATTGCTGATTATCTCTGTTACGACTGTCAAAACCATTTCCAAATCGTGCTTCAAGAATTAACCGAGCGCAAACTGCCCTTTGAACTTGATAAGATGATGGTTCGCGGATTAGATTATTACACCCGAACAACCTTTGAATATGTCCCAAGTCTTACTACTACTTTAGGAGCCCAAGACAGTTTAGGCGGAGGCGGTCGATACGACAATTTAATTGAAGATTTCGGTGGTCCTAAAATTCCTGCGATTGGCTTTGCTTTAGGATTAGAGCGCATTCTAATTTATTTAGGAAACCCAGCAACACCACGCAAAAACTTAGTCTATCTAATTCCTTTAGATAACGAAGCCGAAAAACTTGCTAAACAATTAGTGATTGAACTTCGAGAAAATCAGATTCCAGCAATCTTAAATCTGCCAGATAAAAATTTACGAAGTGGGTTAGGTATTGCTGACAATTTGTCTTGCGAATATGTGATAATTATTGGGTCAGAAGAAATTAAAAAACAGGTATATACTGTCAAGAAATTATCGGTAAAAAGTCAACAAGAAGTCCCTCAAGACAAAATCATTGACTTTCTTAAAAAAGCATTTGCCAACCAGTTAATAAAGACATCCTAA
- a CDS encoding 4Fe-4S binding protein, protein MKKLRPYRLGQIIATIIQLSYYPALWTGTIYQGFTKRFCVPILTCWGCPLTRFGCPMGALQHFIGIRQIPFYIAGFFGVVGILVGRMSCAWVCPFGFLQDLLKKFTRFKFNLPQWTTYTKYAVLIGVAGIIVYLTTEPWFCMLCPAGILEAGLPIVLTDKTGELKALVGWLFKAKIAILILVIVGSIFIKRFFCRVFCPIGAIYSVFNRFSLVRMSVDPSKCGENKCNLCRKVCPVDINIYDNPNAKECIRCLECKYKCPKGAVSVSLNP, encoded by the coding sequence GTGAAGAAATTACGACCATATCGATTAGGGCAGATTATTGCAACAATTATTCAGTTAAGTTATTATCCGGCTTTATGGACTGGAACAATCTATCAGGGATTCACAAAAAGATTTTGTGTGCCCATTCTAACATGCTGGGGATGTCCGCTTACTCGGTTTGGTTGTCCAATGGGAGCATTGCAACATTTTATCGGTATTAGGCAAATTCCCTTTTATATTGCCGGATTTTTTGGAGTGGTCGGGATTTTGGTAGGACGAATGTCCTGTGCCTGGGTCTGTCCTTTTGGATTTTTACAGGATTTACTAAAGAAGTTCACTCGTTTCAAATTTAATCTTCCTCAATGGACAACTTATACTAAATATGCAGTATTAATTGGCGTTGCTGGTATTATTGTTTATTTAACTACTGAACCTTGGTTTTGTATGCTCTGTCCGGCTGGAATTCTCGAAGCCGGACTTCCGATTGTGCTTACTGATAAGACCGGTGAATTAAAAGCATTAGTCGGCTGGCTCTTTAAGGCTAAAATCGCAATATTGATATTGGTTATTGTTGGGTCGATTTTTATTAAGCGATTCTTCTGTCGAGTTTTTTGTCCAATCGGTGCAATTTACTCTGTATTTAACCGATTTTCTTTAGTTAGAATGTCGGTTGACCCAAGTAAGTGCGGAGAAAATAAATGTAATCTCTGCCGAAAAGTCTGCCCGGTTGATATTAATATTTATGATAATCCTAATGCCAAAGAATGCATTCGGTGTTTAGAATGTAAATATAAGTGTCCCAAGGGAGCAGTTTCAGTCAGTCTTAATCCTTAG
- a CDS encoding DUF6029 family protein, with amino-acid sequence MTTNKTLTVACGLFLISCWLFTHLLSAQAIQFGGGNTAEYWLFVDTLKEHIEDKLKLSFTYNNLTLRGLFFFWQPSLPNQRRLQYIDYNIEYVQEVIDIIYGTYYTTFGRGLVLNQFLDEDFRTDNSIYGAKATLKMFHSELSALFGRPRNIFFEENAYKIKNDTSDQIRGINLESKLPTPEIITVNIGGRYVRYNRRIDLTPRAFTELLGGNIEFAMGPYQGYFEYARQLSSYPGIGGRLTGNGILFSSNLTFSGLGLFFQIMDYDSIGFGGLGYRYNEPPTPIKSGISVNRGINEFGFGTSINYSPFDYLSLEGNYNTLKTHDKTEGILEQILKIKFNVGENLEVNGMIERNVKDKIELPILKKTELKPSLEATYNFNAFFLDAGYEHNFISADSSKYFEHALSVSIGKSELFQLTLRYERRNRIPNWLLSKLGVEKHWPMAELSLDITNKHNLRVRIGSEKGGLVCSGGVCRFEAPFKGVKIVLTSIF; translated from the coding sequence ATGACAACCAACAAAACGCTAACTGTTGCTTGTGGTTTATTTCTTATTTCTTGCTGGTTATTTACCCATTTGTTGTCAGCACAAGCGATTCAGTTTGGTGGTGGCAATACTGCTGAATACTGGTTGTTTGTTGATACACTCAAGGAACATATTGAAGATAAATTAAAACTTTCCTTTACTTATAATAATCTCACGCTACGCGGTCTTTTCTTTTTCTGGCAACCGTCTTTACCCAATCAGAGACGATTACAATATATTGATTATAATATTGAATACGTTCAGGAAGTGATTGATATTATCTATGGCACATATTACACAACTTTTGGCCGCGGATTGGTCTTAAATCAGTTTCTGGATGAAGATTTTAGAACCGACAATTCAATTTATGGTGCTAAAGCCACTCTTAAGATGTTTCATAGCGAATTGTCTGCCTTATTTGGCCGACCACGCAATATCTTTTTTGAAGAGAATGCGTATAAGATAAAAAACGATACTTCTGACCAGATTCGCGGAATTAATTTAGAAAGCAAACTACCCACACCCGAAATTATCACGGTGAACATTGGTGGTAGATATGTGCGCTATAATCGCAGAATTGATTTGACACCACGAGCATTTACGGAACTTTTGGGTGGTAATATTGAGTTTGCAATGGGACCGTATCAAGGATATTTTGAATACGCTCGGCAACTCAGTTCATATCCTGGTATTGGTGGACGATTAACTGGTAACGGAATACTTTTTTCCTCTAATCTTACATTTTCGGGCTTGGGTTTATTCTTTCAGATTATGGATTATGATTCAATTGGATTTGGTGGTCTTGGCTATCGTTATAATGAACCACCGACACCAATTAAATCAGGTATTTCAGTTAATCGAGGAATAAATGAATTTGGTTTTGGCACTTCAATAAATTATTCACCATTTGACTATCTAAGCTTAGAAGGTAATTATAATACTCTTAAAACCCATGATAAAACTGAAGGTATCTTAGAGCAAATCCTTAAAATAAAGTTTAATGTTGGAGAAAATTTAGAAGTAAATGGAATGATTGAACGAAATGTTAAAGACAAAATTGAATTGCCCATACTTAAAAAGACTGAACTGAAACCATCATTAGAAGCAACTTATAATTTTAATGCGTTTTTCCTTGATGCCGGCTATGAGCATAATTTTATTTCGGCTGATAGCAGTAAATATTTCGAGCATGCCCTCTCGGTTTCAATTGGAAAATCAGAATTATTCCAATTAACTTTGCGCTATGAACGACGAAATCGGATACCTAATTGGCTATTGTCAAAACTTGGGGTAGAAAAGCACTGGCCTATGGCGGAATTGAGTCTTGATATTACTAATAAACATAATCTACGCGTGCGGATTGGCAGTGAAAAAGGCGGTTTGGTCTGTTCTGGCGGTGTCTGTCGATTTGAAGCGCCATTCAAAGGTGTTAAAATTGTATTAACCAGTATCTTTTAA
- a CDS encoding TlpA family protein disulfide reductase translates to MKKTIITIFLLSCLTLLLADEQIVSLKDAPSFTLYDVSGKVVILDSLVKKGPVIMSFWALWCKMCIKELDALKPYYPEIESLGVTFLAISQDKAKSKDEVKSFVAGRKWRYQIVLDPENKLRKSYNVQVMPTFFIINQDKKIVFTHQGYKPGDEKKIMVSLRKLMKKCAECKGCEHKGK, encoded by the coding sequence ACAATTATAACAATTTTTCTTCTTAGTTGCCTAACACTTCTTTTGGCTGATGAACAAATTGTTTCTTTAAAAGATGCGCCAAGTTTTACCCTTTATGATGTTTCCGGTAAAGTTGTTATCCTGGACTCTTTAGTTAAGAAAGGACCGGTGATAATGAGTTTTTGGGCATTGTGGTGTAAAATGTGTATAAAAGAACTTGATGCCTTAAAACCGTATTATCCTGAGATTGAATCATTGGGGGTAACTTTTTTAGCAATCAGTCAGGATAAGGCAAAATCTAAAGATGAAGTAAAATCATTTGTTGCTGGTCGCAAATGGCGATATCAGATTGTCTTAGACCCAGAAAATAAGTTGCGTAAATCCTATAATGTCCAGGTTATGCCCACATTCTTTATTATTAATCAGGATAAAAAAATTGTCTTTACGCATCAGGGCTATAAGCCGGGAGATGAGAAAAAGATAATGGTATCACTCCGTAAACTAATGAAAAAATGCGCAGAGTGTAAGGGTTGCGAACACAAGGGAAAGTAG